One region of Baekduia soli genomic DNA includes:
- a CDS encoding helical backbone metal receptor has translation MPDARIVCLVPSITELVCDLGLADQLVGRTGFCIHPWDTVRHIAKVGGTKDVRLDKVRALEPTHVIVNVDENTLETAEALREFVPHVVVTHPCAPRDNLELYRLLGTTFGREEEAERLCGAFEEAYARATAAAASRRPRDVLYLIWRDPWMGVAPDTYISQTLALFGWHTVPAETGDRYPELDLGAYAGAVDRVLLSSEPYHFKDHHIAEISAAVPGAAVTLIDGEMTSWYGSRAIAGLDYLDTYVTEGA, from the coding sequence ATGCCCGACGCCCGCATCGTCTGCCTCGTGCCGAGCATCACCGAGCTGGTCTGCGACCTCGGGCTCGCCGACCAGCTCGTCGGCCGCACGGGCTTCTGCATCCATCCGTGGGACACCGTGCGCCACATCGCCAAGGTCGGCGGGACCAAGGACGTCCGCCTCGACAAGGTGCGGGCGCTGGAGCCGACGCACGTGATCGTCAACGTCGACGAGAACACGCTCGAGACGGCGGAGGCCCTGCGGGAGTTCGTGCCCCACGTCGTGGTCACGCATCCTTGCGCGCCGCGCGACAACCTCGAGCTCTACCGGCTGCTCGGCACGACGTTCGGGCGCGAGGAGGAGGCCGAGCGCCTGTGCGGTGCGTTCGAGGAGGCCTACGCCCGCGCGACTGCCGCCGCGGCGAGCCGGCGGCCACGCGACGTCCTGTACCTCATCTGGCGAGACCCCTGGATGGGCGTCGCGCCCGACACCTACATCTCGCAGACGCTCGCGCTGTTCGGCTGGCACACGGTGCCCGCCGAGACCGGCGACCGCTACCCGGAGCTCGACCTCGGGGCCTACGCCGGCGCGGTCGACCGGGTCCTGCTCAGCAGCGAGCCCTACCACTTCAAGGACCATCACATCGCCGAGATCTCCGCAGCGGTGCCGGGCGCCGCGGTCACCCTCATCGACGGCGAGATGACCTCGTGGTACGGGAGCCGGGCGATCGCCGGGCTCGACTACCTCGACACCTACGTCACCGAGGGCGCATGA
- a CDS encoding DUF1289 domain-containing protein translates to MSGDEVIESPCIDVCEIDPVTDRCEGCGRTLDEIAEWSTYSPQERRRTMAELEATRRRSTDGW, encoded by the coding sequence ATGAGCGGCGACGAGGTCATCGAGTCGCCCTGCATCGACGTGTGCGAGATCGACCCCGTGACCGACCGCTGCGAGGGGTGCGGACGCACGCTGGACGAGATCGCCGAGTGGAGCACGTACTCGCCGCAGGAGCGCCGGCGGACCATGGCCGAGCTCGAGGCGACTCGGCGTCGCAGTACAGATGGTTGGTGA
- a CDS encoding TraR/DksA family transcriptional regulator → MIPGDANDEDAVRALLLDRRRALSGRLTALTAAPELGAAQGFGKRIGDGTTEAIKRLTDIGVGSSTEHVLARIDRAIDKLDEGTYGRCDACDQAIAPARLSAMPDSVLCVACAALHRRPPPRR, encoded by the coding sequence ATGATCCCGGGAGACGCCAACGACGAGGACGCCGTCCGCGCACTGCTGCTTGACCGCCGCAGGGCCCTGTCCGGACGTCTCACCGCGCTGACCGCCGCCCCCGAGCTGGGCGCCGCCCAGGGGTTCGGCAAGCGCATCGGCGACGGGACGACCGAGGCGATCAAGCGGCTCACCGACATCGGCGTCGGCAGCTCCACGGAGCACGTGCTCGCACGCATCGACCGCGCGATCGACAAGCTCGACGAGGGCACCTACGGGCGTTGCGATGCGTGCGACCAGGCGATCGCCCCGGCGCGGCTGTCCGCCATGCCCGACAGCGTCCTGTGCGTCGCCTGCGCCGCCCTCCATCGCCGCCCGCCGCCCCGGCGCTGA
- a CDS encoding cupin domain-containing protein, with translation MHHLNVAACEFEYDDSDPAGYRCGVVRAGALLAAKETAIKLYEIPPGESLCPYHYEYAEEWLFVIEGEVAVRTPDGEQGVRSGALVCFSAGPDGAHKLTNRSAQPSRVILFSSSREPAIAVYPDSDKIGVWPGDDRDSVMLRRSDGDVPYYDGEV, from the coding sequence ATGCATCACCTCAACGTGGCCGCATGCGAGTTCGAGTACGACGACAGTGACCCCGCCGGCTATCGCTGCGGTGTCGTGCGCGCGGGTGCCCTGCTCGCGGCGAAGGAGACGGCGATCAAGCTCTACGAGATCCCGCCCGGCGAGAGCCTGTGCCCGTACCACTATGAGTACGCGGAGGAGTGGCTGTTCGTGATCGAGGGCGAGGTGGCCGTCCGCACCCCGGATGGAGAGCAGGGCGTGAGGTCGGGCGCGCTTGTCTGCTTCTCCGCCGGTCCGGACGGTGCCCACAAGTTGACGAACCGCTCCGCGCAGCCGTCGCGCGTGATCCTGTTCTCCAGCTCCCGCGAGCCGGCGATCGCGGTCTATCCCGACAGCGACAAGATCGGCGTCTGGCCCGGTGACGACCGCGACTCCGTGATGCTGCGCCGTTCCGACGGCGACGTGCCGTACTACGACGGCGAAGTCTGA
- a CDS encoding NUDIX hydrolase, whose amino-acid sequence MIVYDEALRTRIAANLEAHERRVVPLESRRHAAVAIVLVDSDATRHDGDPASEIDMSMVPGDLRGATGEPLDGRMVGVAGGAAFLLCRRTPRLKHHAGQWALPGGRLDAGETPLEAALRELDEELGLKLGPDDVLGWLDDYVTRSGFVMTPVVLWGGADPALRPAPAEVQAVFRIGLHALVTGQPRTIMIPESDRPVLQIPLGNDLIHAPTGAVLLQLRNVAVLGNVGERVEGIEEPVFAWR is encoded by the coding sequence GTGATCGTCTATGACGAGGCGCTGCGGACGCGCATCGCCGCCAACCTCGAGGCCCACGAGCGCCGCGTCGTCCCCCTCGAGAGCCGCCGCCACGCCGCCGTGGCGATCGTCCTCGTCGACTCCGACGCGACCCGCCACGACGGTGACCCCGCGTCCGAGATCGACATGTCCATGGTGCCGGGCGACCTGCGCGGCGCGACCGGCGAGCCACTCGACGGCCGTATGGTCGGCGTTGCCGGCGGCGCCGCGTTCCTGCTCTGCCGCCGGACGCCAAGGCTCAAGCATCACGCCGGGCAGTGGGCGCTGCCCGGCGGTCGGCTGGACGCCGGCGAGACGCCCCTGGAGGCGGCGCTGCGCGAGCTCGACGAGGAGCTCGGCCTCAAGCTCGGCCCCGACGACGTCCTCGGCTGGCTCGACGACTACGTGACCCGCTCGGGCTTCGTCATGACCCCGGTCGTGCTCTGGGGCGGCGCCGACCCGGCACTGCGTCCCGCGCCCGCCGAGGTCCAGGCCGTGTTCCGCATCGGGCTGCACGCGCTCGTCACCGGTCAACCGCGCACGATCATGATCCCCGAGAGCGACAGGCCGGTCCTGCAGATCCCGCTGGGCAACGACCTGATCCACGCGCCCACGGGTGCCGTCCTGCTCCAGCTGCGCAACGTCGCCGTGCTGGGCAACGTCGGCGAACGCGTGGAGGGCATCGAGGAGCCGGTCTTCGCCTGGCGCTGA